The genomic interval CCTTTTCCTGCCCTTGATGCTGCAAGTGCTTTGGTCTTGCTTGCTGGTGGTGGGCATTGTGGTCTCCTCTATCTTTTTCCCGGCGGCACGGCGCTGGATTATGTTGCTGACGGTTCTTACCAGTGTTCGCCATCTGTTGTGGCGGGGCATTGAAACACTGGATTTCAGCTCTCCGCTTTCCGTTTTTATTTCCGTCCTGATCTACGGGGCGGAGTTGACCGCCTTTTTTGCCATGGTCATCGGTTATTTTCAGGTGTGGGGACAAACCGATCATCAGGCCATCAGCATCAGCCGGTTTACCCCGGAGCAATTACCCAGCGTGGATATTATGGTGTGTACCTACGGGGAACCGGTCAGCGTTTTGTATCGTTCTCTGGTGGGGTGTCAGGCCATTGATTATCCCAAGAAGACAGTTTATTTGTGCGATGACGGCAACCGACCGGAAATGAAAGAGCTGGCCGAGAAGCTGAAAGTCACCTACATCAGCCGGGCAGAAAATACTCATGCCAAGGCCGGTAATTTAAACAACGCCATGCGCTACAGTGCCGGGGAGCTGGTACTGGTGTTTGACGCGGATCACGTGCCCTGTAAAAACTTTTTGAATGAGACGGTGGGATTCTTTCTGGATGAGCGGATGGGCTTTGTACAAACGCCCCAGCACTTTTTCACCGATGACCCGTTCCAGCGCAATCTACTGGCGGCTAAGGAAATTAACAACGAGCAGGATTTGTTTTTCCACGTCATTCAGCCGGGCAACGATTACTGGGGCGCTGCCTTTTTCGCCGGAAGCGGGGCCTTGTTCCGTCGGGCCGCCCTGCAAAGCGTGGGCGGGTTCGCTGTAGAAACCATTACCGAAGATGTGCATACCGGTATGCGCATTCATGGGCAGGGTTGGAAGTCCCTGTACTACAACCGGGATTTGGCCGCGGGCATGGCCCAGGATAGCTTTGCCGATGTCATTAAGCAGCGGTTGCGGTGGGCCCGGGGCATGACCCAGATCTACTGTCTGGAGAACCCGCTGTTCGCCCGGGGCCTCAGTCTGGCCCAGCGACTGTGTTACTTTACGGGCATTTGGTACTTTTTCCACGGGCTGCCCCGTCTCATCTTTATGGTGGCGCCGCTCTTCTTTCTGCTGTTTGGCTACAAAACCGTCAACTCCGGTTTTGTGGAAGTCCTGATTTACTATGTGCCCAGCTTTTTGGCCACCACCCTGGGGTATACCATCGTTTCCCGGGGGGTGCGGCACAGTTTTTGGTCGGAGGTGTATGAAACCTGTTTTTGTATTTACCTCAGCCTGACCACCTTCCTCACCTTTCTCTCGCCTACCCGGGCCAAGTTTCGGGTGACACCCAAGGGGGGGCTGACCGAAAAACTGAATTTCAACTGGCGTATTGTATTCCCGCAGGTCATGATTGCCGCCCTGACCGTGGTGGGCATTGGTATGGCCATCATTCGGGGCATCCAGACACCGGAGTATGCCGGGGGGATTTACACCAACCTGGTTTGGGCCCTGTATAATCTGGTGCTGTTGCTGGGCGCTATTTACGTGGCTCAGGAGCGTCCCCAGTTTCGCATCACCCCGCGTATTTTTCGCCGCATTCGGTGTGAGCTGAAATTGCTGGATAACTCCATCGCCGTGGGGTATACCACCAACATCAGTGAAAGTGGCGTGGCGGTGGTCTTTGATGAGCCGGTGCCCCTTTCTGGAACCGTGCTGCTCAAAATTATGGATTGGGATATCAACGAGACCACCATTTTGTCCGTGCAGGTGGTGCGCAGCATTGTGGATGAAAACAACCGTCATTACGTTGGCTTTCAGGTGGTCAACCGCACCGAGGAGCAGCATCAAAAACTGGTGCGCCACATGTTTGGCTTCGCCGAGATTTGGGCCGAGGATTACGTGTACACCCACACCTCCAAATCTTTCTGGCAATTAATGATGACCCCATTCCGCCTGAGTTCGGCGGTGGAAGCCCCCTTGCGCCGGGGAGCGCCCCGTTTTCAGGCCACTCTGTCCTGTGTTTTGAATGTGAACAACCAGTTTGTGGTGGGTTTTTCCAATGAAATCAGTGAATCGGGTGTTTCCGTTTATTTAAAGAAAGGCCCGCAACTGCAAGTGGAACAGCCTGTCCGTATCCGCATTCAGTGGCAATCGGGAGATATCAGCGAGCTATCCGCCGTGGTCCGCCGGATTGAGGATGTGGGCGGTGGCCAGTTGAAAGCGGGACTGGAATTTTCCCAGTTGACCAACGAGCAACGGGTGGATCTGGCCCGACAAATTTATCGCCCCAAAGAGCGCTTGATTCGGGTGGCGCCTTCGGTCAGCAAGTTTATGAACTGTACCCTCATTCCGGTGGATGGCTCCGCACCGGTGGCCGGTATGACCCAAGAGGTCAGCGAGCTGGGCGTGATTGTGCATTTAAAAGCGCGCACCGATTTGCAGATTCGTCAAAAAGTCTGGATTCAGCTCTCCTGGGATGGTCAGCAGGCCGAAAAATACCCGGGAGAAGTCATTGACGTGTCGGTTTACTATGGCAACCATGTGGCCCTGGTTTACTTTGACGGACTGGATATGAAAACGCTGGATCTGTTGAGCGCCCGCCTGCACGAGCCGCCGGAAAGCAAGGCTTTTAAAACCCTGATGGCGGAATAAAGCAGCCTTTCCGTGGATGGAATGCTAAATAATAATAAAAACAAGTATAATGATGAGATAAGTATAAAAGCGTAAGTCAGTAACGTAAGTCAGATCAGTAGTTTCGAGTGTCATTACTTTTTGTGTTCAGTGACCTGACCGCTTAGATGTGAGTACACCGGGTAAAGCGCATAGCGAACTGGGGACAGCCTCCCCTGGAATAACGGGACAGACGAGTAAGATGAAAAAAGAATTGGTTGGAATAACCTTGGCTCTGAGTATTGGTCTTGGCGTTAGCGCTCAGGCCATCACACCGGCGACCATTACCGGTACCGGGGCGATGCAGTGGCGTTATCCTCAGGCTGATTCAAATCCGTTGCCGGAGGACGCCTCGCAAGAAGCCATTGAGTTTCAGGGCCTGGCTCTGGAAGATTCACACCGGTATCAGCGGCTGTATGAGAGCCCTCAGGAGGGTCAGTTGCTGGCCTTGGCCAAAACGCCCAATCGGCCAGCCACCAAAGCATCGGGCGGCGGTAGTTCCGTTTTAAAGCAGGGGATTTCCAACTACAACCGGGGTTTTGTGGCCAAGGCCATTCCGTTGTTTGAGCAAGCCACCCGCCAAAATCCACAAAGCGAAGAAGCCTTTTTATGGCTGGCCCGTGCTTACCAAAAGCAGGGTACACCCGCCGATTTCACCAAGGCCAAAGCCGCCTATCAGCAAGTGCTACAGTTGAATCCCAAGCAGGTGGAAGCCTTGTCCAATCTGGGTGAAATGTGGAGTTGGGACCCGGCCATGCGGGCCGAGGCGGTAACCTTGCTGCAACGGGCCTCGCAATTGAACCCCCGAGAGGCCGGTATTTCTAAAAAACTGGCGCAGGCTTTGTTCTGGCAGGGCAACGCCATGGATGCCCTGCGTTATGCGGCGCCCATTGCCACGATTTATCGTGATGACAAAAAATTTATGGCCGATTACGCGCAAATGCTGTCTTTGACCGGCCATGCCGAAGAAGCCCTGAAAATTTATAGCACGCTGCTACAGAGTGAAGGCGGGCGGCAAAACGCGAGCCTGAGCATTCAGCAGGCCCGGGCCTTGCTGGGCAGTGGTCAAAAACAAAAGGCCCAAGCTCTGTATGAGGCCATTACCCGGGATATTGCCAAAACCCCTTTGGCCAACGACGCGGACACCATTCAGTCTTTATCGTCCCTGGCCTTTGATTTGGGCCTGTATGCCGAATCCTTTCAGTGGGATCAAACCTTACCGGCTGCCGTTCAGCGGACCAAGGACACCCAGTTGCGTCAGGCCCGGGCCTTAACCCGCCTGTTTCGGGTGCCGGAGGCCATTGATCGGTTTCATCGCCTGTATGAAGCGGGACTCCTGAATGCCGGTGAAAAACTGGAGTACGCCGAGTACCTCCGCACGCTGAACTTGTCCCCCGACGCCATGCCTGCCCCTGAGCTGGTGGAAAAACTGTACACCGAAGCCGCTGCCGAATCGCCAGACGACCCGGAAGTCGCTTTACGCATTGGCAGGCTATACGCGGAGCAAAATCGCTTTGATGAGGCGTTGAAGCGCTATCAGCAGGCATTAAGCCATCCGGCCTTGCAAAACAGCGCCAGCGTGCAAAAGGAATTTCTGGATTTCATCAAGACGGACAAATCCCAGCCCGCTGTGGTGGAAGACTTGTTTAAAAACCTGATAGCCCAGAACCCGGATGACGTGGCGACCAAGAGCGCCTATGCCGAGTTCTTGTCCTGGCAACCGGATCGTCGGGCGGAAGCCTTGCGCTTGTACGTGGAATTGGGCAAAACCGATATTGCTAACACGGAAGCGTGGGAAAGCCGGATTGAGGAAGTGCT from Vampirovibrio chlorellavorus carries:
- a CDS encoding glycosyltransferase encodes the protein MNGAFKKLLALIVLAVGVCAVLFVFWQIPTQDSASAAFSSGASIADYASTYSGVLSRPLFPEKSLFLPLMLQVLWSCLLVVGIVVSSIFFPAARRWIMLLTVLTSVRHLLWRGIETLDFSSPLSVFISVLIYGAELTAFFAMVIGYFQVWGQTDHQAISISRFTPEQLPSVDIMVCTYGEPVSVLYRSLVGCQAIDYPKKTVYLCDDGNRPEMKELAEKLKVTYISRAENTHAKAGNLNNAMRYSAGELVLVFDADHVPCKNFLNETVGFFLDERMGFVQTPQHFFTDDPFQRNLLAAKEINNEQDLFFHVIQPGNDYWGAAFFAGSGALFRRAALQSVGGFAVETITEDVHTGMRIHGQGWKSLYYNRDLAAGMAQDSFADVIKQRLRWARGMTQIYCLENPLFARGLSLAQRLCYFTGIWYFFHGLPRLIFMVAPLFFLLFGYKTVNSGFVEVLIYYVPSFLATTLGYTIVSRGVRHSFWSEVYETCFCIYLSLTTFLTFLSPTRAKFRVTPKGGLTEKLNFNWRIVFPQVMIAALTVVGIGMAIIRGIQTPEYAGGIYTNLVWALYNLVLLLGAIYVAQERPQFRITPRIFRRIRCELKLLDNSIAVGYTTNISESGVAVVFDEPVPLSGTVLLKIMDWDINETTILSVQVVRSIVDENNRHYVGFQVVNRTEEQHQKLVRHMFGFAEIWAEDYVYTHTSKSFWQLMMTPFRLSSAVEAPLRRGAPRFQATLSCVLNVNNQFVVGFSNEISESGVSVYLKKGPQLQVEQPVRIRIQWQSGDISELSAVVRRIEDVGGGQLKAGLEFSQLTNEQRVDLARQIYRPKERLIRVAPSVSKFMNCTLIPVDGSAPVAGMTQEVSELGVIVHLKARTDLQIRQKVWIQLSWDGQQAEKYPGEVIDVSVYYGNHVALVYFDGLDMKTLDLLSARLHEPPESKAFKTLMAE